From a single Candidatus Brevundimonas phytovorans genomic region:
- the flgA gene encoding flagellar basal body P-ring formation chaperone FlgA: MAMIRSLILALGLAALAAPALAGPVSLLPDPTDDDGRVTLGELFDDAGAASGVVVGQRLGATAVFEASQIQAAARRAGLDWANPQGLRRIVVREGGALPADASARPAVASVGAAVASRPGATVEVLTYARSLAAGDIVQPEDVVWSTVQAHQAPAGGPQDADQVVGLSAKRALRAGAAVTSRDLASPQVIARNDMVEVAYSVGGVELTVTGKATRNASAGEALPVLNVQSGRTIDAVAVAPGRAVAGPAAQTARANPQQFAAR, translated from the coding sequence ATGGCCATGATCCGCAGCCTCATCCTGGCCCTCGGCCTCGCCGCCCTCGCCGCCCCGGCCCTGGCCGGCCCGGTCAGCCTGCTGCCCGACCCGACCGACGACGACGGCCGCGTCACCCTGGGCGAGTTGTTCGACGACGCGGGCGCCGCCTCGGGCGTCGTGGTCGGCCAGCGCCTCGGCGCCACCGCCGTCTTCGAAGCCAGCCAGATCCAGGCCGCCGCCCGCCGCGCCGGTCTCGACTGGGCCAACCCCCAGGGCCTGCGCCGCATCGTCGTCCGCGAAGGCGGCGCCTTGCCAGCGGACGCCTCGGCCCGCCCTGCCGTCGCCAGCGTGGGGGCCGCCGTGGCCTCGCGCCCCGGCGCCACGGTCGAGGTCCTGACCTATGCCCGCAGCCTGGCCGCCGGCGACATCGTCCAGCCGGAAGACGTCGTCTGGTCCACGGTTCAGGCGCATCAGGCCCCCGCCGGCGGTCCTCAGGACGCCGATCAGGTGGTCGGTCTGTCGGCCAAGCGCGCGCTTCGCGCCGGCGCCGCCGTGACCAGCCGCGACCTGGCCTCGCCTCAGGTCATCGCCCGAAACGACATGGTCGAGGTCGCCTACAGCGTCGGCGGCGTCGAGCTGACCGTCACCGGCAAGGCCACGCGCAACGCCTCGGCGGGCGAAGCCCTGCCGGTGCTGAACGTCCAGTCGGGCCGCACCATCGACGCCGTCGCCGTCGCGCCCGGTCGCGCCGTCGCCGGTCCCGCCGCCCAAACGGCTCGCGCCAATCCGCAACAATTCGCCGCCCGCTGA
- the flgG gene encoding flagellar basal-body rod protein FlgG yields MRALRTATSGMLAQQLNVEVISNNIANMNTVGFKRQRAEFQDLLYQNAERMGSQSSTQGTVVPTGIQIGAGVKAGSVYRITEQGSPTRTGNPYDIAIDGKGYFQITMPSGEIAYTRAGNFAPNGEGQLVTEDGYAVEPAITIPQDAIDVTISKSGQVQVTTQGQTAPQVVGQLELATFFNEAGLEAIGDNLLLETAASGAATIGAPNEPGYGHLLQGYTEASNVDAVSEITSLIVAQRAYEMNSKVIKTADEMLSVSAQVKS; encoded by the coding sequence ATGCGCGCTCTCAGAACCGCCACCTCCGGCATGCTGGCCCAACAGCTGAACGTCGAGGTCATCTCCAACAACATCGCCAACATGAACACGGTCGGCTTCAAGCGTCAGCGGGCCGAGTTCCAGGACCTGCTGTATCAGAACGCCGAACGCATGGGCTCGCAGTCCTCGACCCAGGGCACTGTCGTCCCGACCGGCATCCAGATCGGCGCCGGCGTCAAGGCCGGCAGCGTCTACCGCATCACCGAACAGGGCAGCCCCACCCGCACCGGCAATCCCTACGACATCGCCATCGACGGCAAGGGCTACTTCCAGATCACCATGCCCTCGGGCGAGATCGCCTACACCCGCGCCGGCAACTTCGCCCCGAACGGCGAGGGCCAGCTGGTGACGGAAGACGGCTATGCGGTCGAACCGGCCATCACCATCCCGCAGGACGCCATCGACGTCACCATCTCCAAGTCGGGTCAGGTTCAGGTCACGACCCAGGGCCAGACCGCGCCGCAGGTTGTCGGTCAGCTGGAACTGGCGACCTTCTTCAACGAGGCCGGCCTGGAAGCCATCGGCGACAACCTGCTGCTGGAAACCGCCGCCTCGGGCGCGGCCACCATCGGCGCCCCGAACGAGCCCGGCTACGGCCACCTGTTGCAGGGTTATACCGAGGCCTCCAACGTCGACGCGGTCAGCGAAATCACCAGCCTGATCGTGGCCCAGCGCGCCTATGAGATGAACTCCAAGGTCATCAAGACGGCCGACGAAATGCTGTCCGTCTCGGCCCAGGTGAAGAGCTAG
- the flgF gene encoding flagellar basal-body rod protein FlgF, with protein MENAAYIGLSRQMTLRRELDIVANNVANADTTGFKVEQLMVGAEIGQRARNDNIRPSASFVLDKGVGRDFGQGSMKQTGRPLDFAIEGEGAFFAVQSGAGQAYTRDGGFTTNAEGVLTTKQGLPVLGDGGPITLDPERGPVSVGADGTISQEGQPVARLNAVRFDALAVLQKSGDGLYRNTSNVQPTEATDVQIRQGMLEGSNVNTLQEITNLIEISRAYERVTKMIENANDLSRRSVERLGRVG; from the coding sequence GTGGAAAACGCCGCCTACATCGGATTGTCCCGTCAGATGACGCTTCGCCGCGAGCTGGACATCGTGGCGAACAACGTCGCCAACGCCGACACCACAGGGTTCAAGGTCGAACAGCTGATGGTCGGGGCCGAGATCGGCCAGCGCGCCCGCAACGACAACATCCGTCCCTCGGCCAGCTTCGTGCTGGACAAGGGCGTGGGCCGCGACTTCGGCCAGGGCTCGATGAAGCAGACCGGCCGCCCGCTGGACTTCGCCATCGAGGGCGAAGGCGCCTTCTTCGCGGTCCAGAGCGGCGCAGGCCAGGCCTATACCCGCGACGGCGGCTTCACCACCAACGCCGAGGGCGTGCTGACCACCAAGCAGGGCCTGCCGGTCCTGGGCGACGGCGGCCCGATCACGCTGGACCCCGAGCGCGGCCCCGTCAGCGTCGGCGCCGACGGCACCATCAGTCAGGAAGGCCAGCCCGTCGCCCGCCTGAACGCGGTCCGCTTCGACGCCTTGGCCGTGCTGCAGAAAAGCGGCGACGGCCTCTATCGCAACACCTCCAACGTCCAGCCCACGGAAGCCACCGACGTGCAGATCCGTCAGGGCATGCTGGAAGGCTCGAACGTCAACACGCTTCAGGAAATCACCAACCTGATCGAGATCAGCCGCGCCTACGAGCGCGTCACCAAGATGATCGAAAACGCCAACGACCTGTCACGCCGCTCGGTCGAGCGGCTGGGCCGGGTCGGCTAG
- a CDS encoding flagellar basal body-associated FliL family protein — translation MLKLKLGKKKDAATDDANLPAVTDGEGGEGAPAKKKLPLLFIIIPAALVVLGGGGAAAFLLMKPKPAEAEAGAEHAAPAKKDEKAKKGGEHGGGGKEGEADPAAGVIAAGPDGVTFYTLPDMIVNIQSPDGRPTYLKLKLTLEMKDAELASHLQGEAPRMQDMFQGFLRELRPEDLAGSAGSYQLRAEILRRVNLIAAPGKVDAVLIEEMLVS, via the coding sequence ATGCTGAAGCTGAAGCTGGGCAAGAAGAAAGACGCGGCGACGGACGACGCCAACCTGCCCGCCGTCACGGACGGCGAGGGCGGCGAAGGCGCGCCCGCCAAGAAGAAGCTGCCCCTGCTGTTCATCATTATCCCGGCGGCCCTGGTCGTGCTGGGCGGCGGCGGGGCGGCGGCCTTCCTGCTGATGAAGCCCAAGCCGGCCGAGGCTGAGGCCGGCGCCGAACACGCCGCGCCGGCCAAGAAGGACGAAAAGGCCAAGAAGGGCGGCGAGCACGGCGGCGGCGGCAAGGAGGGCGAGGCCGATCCGGCGGCGGGCGTGATCGCGGCGGGGCCCGACGGCGTGACCTTCTACACCCTGCCCGACATGATCGTGAACATTCAGTCGCCGGACGGCCGTCCGACCTATCTGAAGCTGAAGCTGACGCTGGAGATGAAGGACGCCGAGCTGGCCAGCCATCTGCAGGGCGAGGCGCCGCGGATGCAGGACATGTTCCAGGGCTTCCTGCGCGAACTGCGCCCCGAGGACCTGGCCGGATCGGCCGGCTCCTATCAGCTGCGCGCCGAGATCCTGCGCCGGGTCAACCTGATCGCCGCGCCGGGCAAGGTGGACGCCGTGCTGATCGAAGAAATGCTGGTGTCCTAG
- the fliM gene encoding flagellar motor switch protein FliM: protein MGAALSERVLNQDEIDSLLGFDMGDGDDSERSGIRAIINSALVSYERLPMLEIVFDRLVRLMTTSLRNFTSDNVEVSLDTISSIRFGDYLNSIPLPAILAVFRAEELDNYGLLTVDSNLIYSIVDVLLGGRRGTAALRIEGRPYTTIERVLVQRMVEVILNDARQAFEPLTPVHFTLDRLETNPRFAAIARPANAAILVKLRIDMEDRGGRVELLLPYSTLEPIRKMLLQQFMGEKFGRDNIWEGHLATELWTTETEVRCVLDEQQIPLSQALNFKVGDTLMLNVSPDSEVSVRAGSIPLTTGKMGRRGQHIAVRVEGPINPDIAANLSRGKR from the coding sequence ATGGGCGCGGCCCTGTCCGAGCGCGTGCTGAACCAGGACGAGATCGACAGCCTGCTGGGCTTCGACATGGGCGACGGCGACGACTCCGAAAGGAGCGGCATTCGCGCCATCATCAACTCGGCCCTGGTCTCCTACGAGCGCCTGCCGATGCTCGAGATCGTCTTCGACCGCCTGGTGCGGTTGATGACGACGTCCCTGCGCAACTTCACCTCGGACAACGTCGAGGTCAGCCTCGACACCATCAGCTCGATCCGCTTCGGCGACTATCTGAACTCGATCCCGCTGCCGGCCATTCTGGCGGTGTTTCGGGCCGAGGAGCTGGACAACTACGGCCTGCTGACGGTCGACAGCAATCTGATCTACTCGATCGTCGACGTCCTGCTGGGCGGGCGTCGCGGCACGGCGGCGCTGCGCATCGAGGGGCGGCCCTACACCACGATCGAGCGGGTGCTGGTGCAGCGCATGGTCGAGGTCATCCTGAACGACGCGCGTCAGGCCTTCGAGCCGCTGACCCCGGTGCACTTCACCCTGGACCGGCTGGAGACCAATCCGCGTTTCGCCGCCATCGCGCGCCCGGCCAACGCGGCCATTCTGGTCAAGCTGCGCATCGACATGGAAGACCGCGGCGGTCGAGTTGAGCTGCTGCTGCCCTATTCGACGCTGGAACCTATCCGCAAGATGCTGCTGCAGCAGTTCATGGGCGAGAAGTTCGGCCGCGACAACATCTGGGAAGGCCACTTGGCCACCGAGCTCTGGACGACCGAGACCGAGGTCCGCTGCGTTCTGGACGAGCAGCAGATCCCGCTGTCCCAGGCGCTGAACTTCAAGGTCGGGGACACCCTGATGCTGAACGTCTCGCCGGATTCCGAAGTGTCGGTGCGGGCGGGCTCCATCCCGCTGACGACCGGCAAGATGGGCCGCAGGGGCCAGCATATCGCCGTGCGGGTCGAAGGTCCCATCAACCCCGACATCGCCGCCAACCTGAGCCGAGGGAAACGCTGA
- a CDS encoding DUF6468 domain-containing protein gives MTGIILDSILMLLLVAAIGYGIKLEKKLKALRDGQLAFAGAVSELNSAAGRAEQALATLRASGHETDLLHDRIIKARAVKQELEVLIARAPAGLPPRTAQVEVREEPVLELNTPTSQVAPLLDDESRARRMASLMERIEGARAVMKAPPARPAPAAPAEAFAPVRQALAANHAAQQSLNRARRSLDEDLFAA, from the coding sequence ATGACCGGCATCATTCTCGATTCCATCCTCATGCTGCTGCTGGTCGCGGCCATCGGCTACGGCATCAAGCTGGAGAAGAAGCTCAAGGCCCTGCGTGACGGCCAGCTGGCCTTCGCCGGGGCGGTGAGCGAGCTGAACTCGGCCGCCGGGCGCGCCGAACAGGCGCTGGCGACGCTGCGCGCCTCGGGGCACGAGACCGACCTGCTGCATGACCGCATCATCAAGGCTCGCGCCGTGAAGCAGGAGCTGGAGGTGCTGATCGCCCGCGCCCCCGCCGGTCTGCCGCCGCGCACGGCGCAGGTTGAGGTTCGCGAAGAGCCGGTGCTGGAGCTGAACACGCCGACGTCGCAGGTGGCGCCCCTGCTGGACGACGAATCCCGCGCTCGCCGCATGGCCTCGCTGATGGAGCGGATCGAAGGCGCGCGCGCCGTGATGAAGGCGCCGCCGGCCCGTCCGGCCCCTGCAGCGCCCGCCGAAGCCTTCGCTCCGGTGCGTCAGGCCCTGGCCGCTAACCATGCTGCGCAACAGAGCCTAAACCGCGCCCGTCGTAGCCTGGACGAAGACCTTTTCGCTGCTTGA
- a CDS encoding DUF3297 family protein, with protein sequence MSDALPDRLSVDPDSPFHDADLLARGIGILFKGEEKTNVEEYCVSEGWVRLAVGNRVDRRGKALTVKLQGPVEPFLKGE encoded by the coding sequence ATGTCCGACGCCCTGCCTGACCGCCTTTCGGTCGATCCCGACAGCCCCTTCCACGACGCCGACCTGTTGGCGCGCGGCATCGGCATCCTGTTCAAGGGCGAGGAAAAGACCAACGTCGAGGAATACTGCGTCTCGGAAGGCTGGGTCCGTCTGGCCGTCGGCAACCGCGTCGACCGTCGCGGCAAGGCCCTGACCGTCAAGCTGCAAGGCCCGGTCGAGCCCTTCCTCAAGGGCGAGTGA
- a CDS encoding M28 family peptidase — protein sequence MSFNARLMAASAIALGLIATPVLAQDAKTIRAAEQVRDQALQANIALDYVTQITTRFGPRPAGSRSEQAAADWAADYMRAHGFQNVRIEQFPLVGWERGEESAELLGARPQRLVAAALGHSIATPANGIEADIVFFDGLDALLAAPVGSLNGKIAVVDGGQMVRMQDGSGYGSLSRIRGVGPTEAARRGAVAFVMRSAGSDEHRMPHTGTTRYVEGRVPLPAFALSAPDADQIARLVKMGEPVRLRLKSTAHTYQTRSQNVIGDIVGATRPDEIIVLGSHMDSWDLGTGAIDDAAGGGITLAAAKAIAEQGRAGRTVRVVLYGSEEVAQPTDTGNGGGAYVRNIGAAGVEKHVIAGESDFGADRIYALGLPPGAQGSDFAKIAAGVLRPIGVLPSNEPELHGGVDIGPLAGVGVPVFGLSQDGTRYFDLHHTADDTLDKIDPAQMTQNVAAWAALVRLIADSDVDFRAMRPAAPAAAH from the coding sequence ATGTCGTTCAACGCCCGTCTGATGGCCGCCAGCGCGATTGCGCTGGGCCTGATCGCCACGCCGGTTCTGGCGCAGGACGCCAAGACCATTCGCGCCGCCGAGCAGGTGCGCGACCAGGCGCTGCAAGCCAACATCGCGCTCGACTACGTCACCCAGATCACGACCCGTTTCGGCCCCCGCCCCGCGGGCTCGCGCTCGGAACAGGCGGCCGCCGACTGGGCCGCCGACTACATGCGCGCCCACGGCTTCCAGAACGTCCGCATCGAACAGTTCCCTCTGGTGGGCTGGGAGCGGGGCGAGGAGAGCGCCGAACTGCTGGGCGCCCGTCCGCAGCGTCTGGTCGCCGCGGCCCTGGGCCATTCCATCGCCACGCCGGCGAACGGCATTGAGGCCGACATCGTCTTCTTCGACGGGCTGGACGCCCTGCTGGCCGCGCCGGTCGGTTCGCTGAACGGCAAGATCGCCGTGGTTGACGGCGGCCAGATGGTGCGGATGCAGGACGGCTCGGGCTATGGTTCGCTGTCGCGCATTCGCGGCGTCGGTCCGACCGAGGCCGCCAGGCGCGGCGCCGTCGCCTTCGTCATGCGCTCGGCCGGTTCGGACGAGCACCGCATGCCGCACACCGGCACCACCCGCTATGTCGAGGGCCGGGTGCCGCTGCCGGCCTTTGCGCTGAGCGCGCCCGACGCCGATCAGATCGCGCGACTGGTGAAGATGGGCGAGCCGGTGCGGCTGCGTCTGAAATCCACCGCCCACACCTATCAGACCCGCAGCCAGAACGTGATCGGCGACATCGTCGGCGCGACGCGTCCGGACGAGATCATCGTTCTGGGCTCGCACATGGACAGCTGGGACCTGGGGACCGGGGCCATCGACGACGCGGCGGGCGGGGGCATCACCCTGGCGGCGGCCAAGGCGATCGCCGAGCAGGGCCGTGCGGGCCGCACCGTGCGCGTGGTCCTCTATGGTTCGGAAGAAGTGGCCCAGCCGACCGACACCGGCAACGGCGGCGGCGCCTATGTCCGCAACATCGGCGCGGCGGGCGTGGAGAAGCACGTCATCGCCGGCGAGAGCGACTTCGGCGCCGACCGCATCTACGCCCTGGGTCTGCCGCCCGGCGCGCAAGGGTCCGACTTCGCCAAGATCGCCGCCGGGGTATTGCGTCCGATCGGCGTCCTGCCGTCGAACGAGCCGGAACTGCACGGCGGCGTGGACATCGGGCCGCTGGCGGGCGTCGGGGTGCCGGTCTTTGGTCTGTCGCAGGACGGCACGCGCTACTTCGACCTGCACCACACGGCCGACGACACCCTGGACAAGATCGATCCGGCGCAGATGACCCAGAACGTCGCCGCCTGGGCCGCTCTGGTGCGTCTGATCGCTGATTCCGACGTGGACTTCCGGGCCATGCGCCCGGCGGCGCCGGCGGCGGCCCACTAG
- a CDS encoding autotransporter domain-containing protein codes for MPPLSHLSTTTNSETAPCKTLSLRSRLQIGSALVGAAMALTSPVMASTPPHCGLADRVVTCSGFHPGTIDYVNGADPVTLNIAADAAIETSLDNAGGLHVSTQNGEVSVNQNGDIVTSGVRANGIFLAGLGGAISVTNNGSLTTYGELARGIATARLGDHTVINTGDITTNGAQSEAVNVLAESGAVRILNAAGSSITTHGDNSSGVWSVGLRGDILIENYGDILTSGRASHGIAAIVYERDLSAIIGGSVQTAGAGAAGVSLQNYVGDITAVIGSVSVAGQGSVAVGVNTFSAGKVDLSTSGTISAALGSGTRAVSNLGSVTLRNSADVVAQDLGLQVYAANVANIANSGQISTTAASAHAIEGRNLSGALTILNTGSAATTGLYAIGLKAETESGTIVIDNQGLVSTTADLANGVQAVSIDGALDLTNSASGQIITLGDQAYGLNAQSQSGAIAIDNRGVITADGYAARGISVSTGSDQFAAAHGDVTLTNRGQISTTGDQAYGILARATRGDIIADLSAVATAGTYSDALNILTSSGDIVLDLSGQISTQGTDSQVVEASTTSGKIDIRNAATLTTTGDVSAGLSIHALTGTIKIVSTGAISTAGLESAGVVATTMGDVSITADRVTTTGDRSTGIRAEGINGVVINANAISTTGQGGLGVYSRSETGDVSVTARTVHADNLAIFATSTAGDIAVVTRGEVTSARAGAIYAVTDGAVRLDIEAASVLTSGAPSVNSTAFSASPASVGVSTVIAQGATVTINNAGTINQGGRSTISARGEVMLSNSGLITGNVDFSGGDAIINNTGRFALSGVSNFGGGADRFVNTGLVTTQGRATLAGLERFVNAGAIDLGNGRADDVLTISGDYEGQGGRLVLDVDAGAAGGAAYDQLVVGGSATGTTTISLNYKTAARLAPGEVLKLVDAAGGSASGAFVMAPGATNIGFSRYGLGHDAVADDFFIAVTEGDAVFRSLKLSEGAQSLWRQSAEAWSAHTAALRDPTEGAPASGRVWGQIYGAVDKRDETLNRADQAVDLSYTQDHVGGQMGFDMGRLGETGMTYGLTGGYVSSTLEFRDKADRADYKGLNVGLYAGAQRGRVFVNALAKYDLIDIQARSATAGYDEDLDGHGYGLQVETGARFNRQFQTRSFFFEPLVSLAYSRTDLDNLSAQGAVIDFEALDGLRARAGARLGGAAALAQGQLAYYLGAHLVQELAGEDGVRFISGAAAKAFDNTAVDAYGQYQLGVTFTSNSGLSGFVEARADAGDNYRTYTGRIGVRVSF; via the coding sequence ATGCCCCCCCTCTCGCACCTGTCGACCACGACGAACTCCGAAACAGCGCCCTGCAAAACCCTCTCGCTGCGCTCTCGCCTCCAGATCGGTTCGGCCCTGGTCGGCGCCGCGATGGCCCTGACCAGCCCTGTCATGGCCTCCACCCCCCCGCATTGCGGCTTGGCGGATCGCGTGGTCACCTGCTCAGGCTTCCACCCCGGGACCATTGACTACGTGAACGGCGCGGATCCGGTGACGCTCAACATCGCGGCCGACGCCGCGATTGAGACCTCGCTGGACAACGCAGGGGGCCTCCACGTCTCCACCCAGAACGGTGAAGTGTCGGTCAACCAGAACGGCGACATCGTCACATCCGGGGTCCGCGCTAACGGGATTTTCTTGGCGGGCCTCGGCGGCGCGATATCGGTCACGAATAACGGCTCCCTGACCACGTACGGCGAGCTCGCGAGAGGGATCGCCACCGCGCGGTTGGGCGATCACACCGTCATCAATACCGGCGACATCACCACAAACGGGGCCCAGAGCGAGGCCGTGAATGTATTAGCTGAAAGCGGCGCGGTCAGGATCCTCAACGCCGCCGGCTCGTCCATCACCACCCACGGTGACAACAGCTCCGGCGTGTGGAGCGTCGGCCTCAGGGGCGACATTCTGATCGAAAATTACGGGGACATCCTGACCTCGGGCAGAGCCTCCCACGGCATAGCCGCCATCGTCTATGAAAGGGACCTCTCCGCAATCATCGGCGGTTCCGTCCAGACCGCCGGCGCAGGCGCCGCTGGGGTCAGCTTGCAGAATTACGTCGGCGACATCACCGCCGTCATCGGCTCGGTTTCAGTCGCCGGCCAAGGCAGCGTCGCCGTGGGCGTCAACACCTTCTCCGCGGGCAAGGTGGATCTCTCCACCTCGGGGACGATTTCAGCGGCCCTTGGCTCCGGTACTCGGGCCGTCAGCAACCTGGGATCGGTCACGCTCAGGAACAGCGCCGACGTCGTCGCCCAGGATCTGGGCCTTCAGGTTTACGCCGCGAACGTCGCGAACATCGCCAACTCAGGCCAGATTTCGACAACGGCCGCCAGCGCCCACGCCATCGAGGGCAGGAATCTCTCGGGCGCCCTGACCATTCTCAACACCGGCAGCGCCGCCACCACAGGCCTGTACGCCATCGGCCTCAAGGCCGAGACGGAATCTGGAACCATTGTCATCGACAACCAGGGTCTCGTTTCCACGACGGCGGACTTGGCGAACGGCGTGCAAGCGGTTTCGATCGACGGAGCCCTCGACCTGACCAACAGTGCGTCCGGCCAGATCATCACCCTTGGCGATCAAGCCTACGGTCTCAATGCGCAAAGCCAGTCCGGCGCGATCGCCATCGATAACCGGGGCGTGATCACTGCAGACGGCTACGCTGCAAGGGGGATAAGCGTCTCGACCGGCAGCGATCAATTCGCGGCCGCGCACGGCGACGTCACCCTGACCAATCGCGGCCAGATCTCGACCACCGGCGACCAAGCTTACGGCATTCTGGCGCGGGCCACCCGGGGCGACATCATCGCCGATCTCAGCGCGGTCGCCACGGCCGGAACGTACAGCGACGCACTCAATATATTGACGAGCTCAGGCGACATCGTCCTGGATCTCTCAGGCCAAATCTCCACCCAGGGCACGGACAGCCAGGTTGTTGAGGCCAGCACCACATCCGGCAAGATCGACATCCGCAACGCCGCCACCCTGACGACGACGGGCGACGTCAGCGCGGGGCTCTCCATCCATGCCCTGACGGGCACGATCAAGATCGTCAGCACCGGCGCCATATCGACCGCTGGCCTCGAAAGCGCCGGCGTCGTCGCCACGACCATGGGCGACGTCAGCATCACGGCCGACCGCGTCACGACGACGGGCGACCGGAGCACGGGCATCCGCGCCGAGGGCATCAACGGCGTTGTCATCAACGCCAATGCGATCTCGACCACGGGCCAGGGCGGCCTAGGCGTCTACAGCCGCAGTGAAACCGGCGACGTGTCGGTGACGGCGCGCACCGTGCATGCGGACAACCTCGCCATCTTCGCCACCAGCACGGCGGGCGACATCGCCGTCGTGACCAGGGGCGAGGTGACATCGGCCAGGGCCGGCGCCATCTACGCCGTCACAGACGGCGCCGTCCGCCTCGACATCGAGGCCGCCAGCGTCCTGACCAGCGGCGCTCCCAGCGTCAACTCGACCGCCTTCAGCGCCAGCCCGGCCTCGGTGGGCGTCAGCACGGTCATCGCCCAAGGCGCGACCGTCACGATCAACAACGCCGGCACGATCAATCAGGGCGGGCGCTCGACGATTTCCGCGCGCGGCGAGGTCATGCTGAGCAACAGCGGCCTGATCACCGGCAATGTCGATTTCAGCGGCGGCGACGCCATCATCAACAACACAGGACGCTTCGCTCTGTCCGGTGTCAGCAACTTCGGCGGAGGCGCCGACCGCTTCGTCAACACCGGCCTGGTGACGACTCAGGGCCGCGCGACCCTGGCCGGCCTTGAGCGTTTCGTGAACGCCGGCGCCATCGACCTGGGGAATGGTCGCGCTGACGACGTGCTGACGATCTCCGGCGACTATGAGGGCCAGGGCGGGCGCCTGGTGCTCGACGTGGACGCCGGCGCCGCTGGCGGCGCAGCCTATGACCAACTGGTCGTCGGCGGCAGCGCCACGGGCACGACCACCATCAGCCTGAACTACAAGACCGCCGCCAGACTGGCCCCGGGCGAGGTTCTGAAACTGGTCGACGCCGCCGGCGGTTCGGCGTCGGGCGCCTTCGTCATGGCGCCGGGCGCCACGAACATCGGCTTCTCCCGCTACGGCCTCGGCCACGACGCCGTGGCCGACGACTTCTTCATCGCCGTGACCGAGGGCGACGCCGTCTTCCGCTCGCTGAAGCTCAGCGAGGGCGCCCAGAGCCTGTGGCGCCAGTCCGCCGAGGCCTGGTCGGCCCACACCGCCGCCCTGCGCGATCCGACCGAAGGCGCGCCCGCCTCCGGTCGCGTCTGGGGTCAGATCTATGGCGCCGTCGACAAGCGCGACGAAACCCTGAACCGCGCCGACCAGGCCGTCGACCTGTCCTACACCCAGGACCATGTCGGCGGTCAGATGGGCTTCGACATGGGCCGGCTCGGCGAAACCGGCATGACCTATGGTCTGACCGGCGGCTATGTCAGCTCGACGCTGGAGTTCCGGGACAAGGCCGACCGCGCCGATTACAAGGGCCTGAACGTGGGCCTCTACGCGGGCGCCCAGCGCGGCCGCGTCTTCGTCAACGCCCTGGCCAAGTATGACCTGATCGACATCCAGGCTCGCAGCGCCACGGCGGGCTATGATGAAGACCTCGACGGCCACGGCTACGGCCTGCAGGTCGAGACCGGCGCCCGCTTCAACCGCCAGTTCCAGACCCGGTCGTTCTTCTTCGAGCCCCTGGTCAGCCTGGCCTACAGCCGCACCGACCTCGACAACCTGTCCGCCCAGGGCGCGGTGATCGACTTTGAAGCCCTTGACGGCCTTCGCGCCCGGGCCGGCGCCCGCCTCGGCGGCGCCGCCGCGCTCGCCCAGGGCCAGCTCGCCTACTATCTGGGCGCTCACCTGGTTCAGGAACTGGCCGGCGAAGACGGCGTGCGCTTCATCTCGGGCGCCGCCGCCAAGGCCTTCGACAACACGGCGGTGGACGCCTACGGCCAGTATCAGCTGGGCGTGACCTTCACCTCCAACAGCGGCCTGAGCGGCTTCGTCGAAGCCAGGGCCGACGCCGGCGACAACTACAGGACCTACACGGGCCGCATCGGCGTCCGCGTCTCCTTCTAA
- a CDS encoding isoprenylcysteine carboxylmethyltransferase family protein: MTQAQTPPLSLHIVQRRRKWFAGLMLLALIGLTAGVHSVAAFHGEWHEGVEALGLALIVVAIVGRAWCSLYIGGRKKAEIVDRGPYSITRNPLYVFSFIGAFGVGAQTGSLVIGAVFALATVVVFLRTVGREEAWLAEHFGATYAAYRNRTPRFWPNPALWRDAEELTVRPVFFLRTLRDGLTLLAAIPVMEGIERLQAAGLIGWPIGLF; encoded by the coding sequence ATGACCCAGGCGCAGACCCCGCCCCTGTCCCTCCACATCGTCCAGCGTCGTCGCAAATGGTTTGCCGGCCTGATGCTGCTGGCGCTGATCGGCCTGACCGCCGGCGTCCATTCGGTCGCCGCCTTCCACGGCGAATGGCACGAAGGGGTCGAGGCCCTGGGCCTGGCGCTGATCGTCGTCGCCATCGTCGGACGCGCCTGGTGCTCGCTCTACATCGGGGGCCGCAAGAAGGCGGAGATCGTCGATCGCGGCCCCTATTCGATCACCCGCAACCCCCTCTATGTCTTCAGCTTCATCGGCGCCTTCGGCGTCGGCGCCCAGACCGGAAGCCTGGTCATCGGCGCGGTCTTCGCTCTTGCGACGGTCGTGGTCTTCCTGCGCACCGTCGGGCGCGAGGAGGCCTGGCTCGCCGAGCATTTCGGCGCGACCTACGCCGCCTACCGGAATCGCACCCCGCGTTTCTGGCCCAACCCCGCCCTCTGGCGCGATGCAGAGGAGTTGACCGTCCGTCCGGTCTTCTTCCTTCGCACCCTGCGTGACGGCCTGACCCTGCTGGCCGCCATTCCCGTCATGGAGGGGATCGAGCGCCTGCAAGCGGCCGGCCTGATCGGCTGGCCGATCGGCCTCTTCTAG